Below is a window of Bombus pyrosoma isolate SC7728 linkage group LG14, ASM1482585v1, whole genome shotgun sequence DNA.
TCACCAAGGGACACTGTGGCTCGCATATGGGCatttagattaatttaaaaaatggttttAAAGACTATAGCAGATAGCCAAAATTTCCATAATCGGACTTTCGATCGAGAAATCGATCTTGTGACAGTTTGCTACCGCGTCATTAATGTTTAACAAATGATTTTCGTGTATTCAATTATCCTATAGCTTCTTTGCCTAGGTTTGCAACATTCAATGGCCGAACAGGATAGTATCTTTAATGAAAATGTGTTCGACGTCGCCGAAAGGAAATTGCATTCGTGAAGTGAATAGAATATTGGAAGCATCAAGTTTGGTTACTTGCGCGATATCAAGTAATTCGAGTTGTCGTGGCAAGGATCTtaaggaagaggagaaagtaaaaagtatCATCCAAGAAGAGGATGATCTATTGCCTTCGAATtatcttgataaaaatatttttggtttGTTAATATCTGCATTGGAGGAAACGCTTATCGAAGCATCTGAACAGAACGTTCTTTGGGTATTGTAGAATTCTTGATTCGAtctaacaataatttaaagttgatatttaaacagttcttatgacgtattacgccTACAAGAAATCGGTAAATTATCATAGGTCCAGAAATGTCGTTTTAACGGTCTCGATTATATCGCGGAATTTTTATGGAATCGGAATCCACGTCGTCCGAAAATATATACACCGCCTTTAAATGTATTTGATATACCgctatttaaagaatatttacgtTCACAGTAAGCGAAAGAAATTGACATTTATgtggaaaaattgataattttatgcttttttttcattaattttatctgtAGTCCTAGACCTTATTATCCAAAATCGTGGTTATGGTCTGAGGATGAAGCGGCGTTGcacatacaaaaatatgttcGCGGTTGGCTTGTGAGAAAACGTGCGAATGTTCAAGAAATGAGGAAATTTTGGAAGGTTGATAATTAAAACAGGAAGGTGGTTCTTCCTATGTTGTTCTCcattatttattctaatattatattacaattatattgattattttatatattatctgtAGGATATTGCGGTCAAAAGTCTCTTTGGCAAAAAGGAGATTCATTCTGTACAGTTTCAAAGACTTTTAGGTATGTTTTACTACAGATTTGTAGcgataatgatattaattgatttaatttgcTTGCAGGTAACAAACAAGACGATACAAAGCACGAAACAATCGAGGAAGACTTCATTCGTTGTGAAAAATACCGGTCGTCGCACTCATATAATCCAATGCGAACATTAAATGAAAAACGCACGTTTTAAATCTAAGGTCATATGGagaaattccaattaaaaaatacttaatctttattattagattACAAGATACAATGCACATATTGAATCATATTCACGATGCATCCTCCTGCTTAATATTGTTGTATAAACTAGGACTTACTGGGTTTCCTAATCCCACTTTTATTTCAACCGTAGgagtttcattttcttcagcAACTCTATAACTTTTAATGCCTAAAGTactatatacaatttttagttttaaatCATTAGCATCTTTTCCTTGCTTCtctattaatatctttttcaaaagAGGGGGAAAGTCAGTTGTTTGTGGCATGAGTCTTAGCTCCGGTACTttagtttcatttatatattttgcctCTTGATCCTTGGGAACCAACACATAATCTGGTTTATAGGTTGCTCCATCCATCTGTACTAGCGTAGGAGATTTTTGACCTCTGAAAACTTTTTCCACCAATACCATCACTTTCCGTGGGTCCTAAACGATGCAAGTCTACTTTCAATAATCTGTCTATATCATTACATTGacaaacataataataaaaaaaaatgtacatgtatatgtttTGAAGTATCTGGTAACCCAACAACTTTCAGTATCTTCATGTAAGATACTTCAGGATATTTTTGTTGAGCACTTCGTATCACGATTCTGCCTACGCCATGgttcttcaaatttcctaaTATCTCCCATAGTGGTTTGCCCTTAAAGGTATGTGTCCGaccaatatattttatcaccATGGTTGTTTTGACTAATTTCTCCTTCGCAGAGATGAGGTTAGGTTTCTGTCTCTGTGTTCCATCGGTCAATATTACACCACGTAGCGGTAAGTTTAggaattatattcaattttattaccgAAGTTGATGAAATCAATACGTGTAAAAAGATTTGttttcgcaatttttcttaaacttaGACTACTTAGACTACTGCTTCGATGCTAttcaattcaaattttatattaataatattagtatagTGAGACTAATTGATATAAACGACATTATATTAAGAATCGACTTGAATGCCTgtgattgaaaaatgtatatttgcaGAAGccaaatatacgtatattaatgaaatgtgATATTTCGTGGAGCGAgtgtattattacaatttattttaaatgtttgtttgtttaatGGAATGAGTTGTAGGAATGTGAAGTAATGGAGTAGTATGATAGAGCGTTAAATATGATTACATAGTATTTATTAGAGTTGCATAacaaagaaattgcaaataaaatgcaGTACTAAACGATCCGAATGTACTTCGAATCACGTTCAACGAAaagaatgaatattattacatcTGACGTAAGATTATCAATCAATACAAaagaataattagaattaatttacttaacaatctacacatttttataatacattataaatattatatattataaaatcctCGAGTGTCTGTGTTATAATCGATGAACAACGATGTCGTATTTATCATTGGGATCTAGAgcgtaaatgaaaatgaaataaaacgaaaatcgaattaagcaatataaataatcatagCGTCGAGGTAGCGAATGATTTCTATCGTGATGCATTAATAACGATTGATAATTTGTTGGATCCAATCGAGATAATAGGAAACCCGAGCATATACTCCAGGAACGCCAGGTTGTCCACAGCCAATTCCCCATGACACGATACCTGCCAATTGCCAACGACCATTCCTTTCACAAACCATCGGTCCACCACCATCACCTTTGCAAgcatcttttccttcttctccacCAGCGCAAATAAATCCAGAATGCAAGTTAAAACTTGGACCTAATCTCGTTCGTCGCATTTGCTGTTCGCAGACCGGGTTGCTCACCACAGGCACGTCGACTTCTTTCAAGATATTTTGGTATTTTCCGAAATCGCCAAAAGCGTCTTTGCCCCAACCGGTTGTCCAGCACCTGTTTCATGACGATAAGTTAGTGGAAAGAAATCGTAGAGATGCATTTGAGAAAGGGGGAAATTATGATACAGTGACCGGTTGTAAATAGAGATATCTCTGAATTTGTAAATTCAACTAATTGtactaattatatatagttgaatttttacttattttatacgtaattaataaattatcgctAGCAAGTACCTACCTGCTTCTGATGAAATCGTCACGTTTGTCCGGCAAACAAGCAGGACTAATGTGTGGATTCTTCTGAAAATCTACATCGTGATCGATCCTTAGTATCGCGATG
It encodes the following:
- the LOC122574655 gene encoding uncharacterized protein LOC122574655 isoform X1, which translates into the protein MKMCSTSPKGNCIREVNRILEASSLVTCAISSNSSCRGKDLKEEEKVKSIIQEEDDLLPSNYLDKNIFGLLISALEETLIEASEQNVLWVQKCRFNGLDYIAEFLWNRNPRRPKIYTPPLNVFDIPLFKEYLRSHPRPYYPKSWLWSEDEAALHIQKYVRGWLVRKRANVQEMRKFWKDIAVKSLFGKKEIHSVQFQRLLGMFYYRFVAIMILIDLICLQVTNKTIQSTKQSRKTSFVVKNTGRRTHIIQCEH
- the LOC122574655 gene encoding IQ domain-containing protein K-like isoform X2; the protein is MKMCSTSPKGNCIREVNRILEASSLVTCAISSNSSCRGKDLKEEEKVKSIIQEEDDLLPSNYLDKNIFGLLISALEETLIEASEQNVLWVQKCRFNGLDYIAEFLWNRNPRRPKIYTPPLNVFDIPLFKEYLRSHPRPYYPKSWLWSEDEAALHIQKYVRGWLVRKRANVQEMRKFWKDIAVKSLFGKKEIHSVQFQRLLGNKQDDTKHETIEEDFIRCEKYRSSHSYNPMRTLNEKRTF